A section of the Thauera chlorobenzoica genome encodes:
- a CDS encoding DUF3306 domain-containing protein, producing MSAGGFLSRWSRRKLAAVAAGASSDAPPGAAAAAPPAAAAECAADAGACVADCAGGAPADERADNPLPPLEELSLASDFSAFLKEEVGEALRRQALRKLFSDPHFNRMDGLDIYIGDYSQPDPIAPEAMAKLRHAREWLRANEAPAIALQGASPARAQPVLPGDEHAAAALASPGAEREAGAAADAAAPQPDGEGEGSTAPPFPAGDAFRAGQNGP from the coding sequence ATGAGCGCGGGCGGCTTCCTGTCGCGCTGGTCGCGGCGCAAGCTTGCCGCGGTCGCGGCAGGCGCCAGTTCCGATGCGCCCCCGGGGGCGGCCGCCGCCGCACCGCCCGCTGCGGCGGCCGAGTGCGCTGCCGATGCCGGAGCGTGCGTTGCCGATTGCGCCGGGGGGGCACCGGCAGACGAGCGCGCCGACAATCCGTTGCCGCCGCTCGAGGAGCTGTCCCTGGCCTCCGACTTCAGCGCCTTCCTGAAGGAGGAAGTGGGTGAGGCCTTGCGCCGCCAGGCCCTGCGCAAGCTTTTTTCCGACCCCCATTTCAACCGCATGGACGGGCTCGACATCTACATTGGCGACTACTCGCAGCCCGATCCGATCGCCCCGGAGGCGATGGCCAAGCTCAGGCATGCGCGCGAGTGGCTGCGCGCCAATGAAGCGCCCGCGATCGCGCTGCAGGGCGCCTCGCCTGCCCGGGCGCAGCCGGTGCTGCCTGGTGACGAGCACGCCGCCGCGGCGCTCGCCAGTCCGGGTGCGGAGCGGGAGGCGGGTGCGGCAGCGGACGCTGCTGCGCCGCAGCCGGACGGCGAGGGTGAGGGCTCCACCGCACCGCCGTTCCCTGCGGGCGATGCATTTCGGGCGGGACAAAACGGACCTTGA
- a CDS encoding NAD-dependent epimerase/dehydratase family protein has translation MKRILIVGSGDVALRALPWLVRRFRVFTLVRRGESGAAVRAAGAVPLRADLDDRRSLGRLAGLAEAVLHFAPPPPSGEGDPRTKRLVAALAAGRSLPQGVVYISTTGVYGDCAGARVDETRPCRARTARARRRVDAESRLRAFGRRCRVRVAVLRAPGIYAAERLPLERLRRGDPVLAAADDVHTNHIHADDLARIACLALFRARSGRVYNASDDSGLKMGEYFDAVADACGLPHPPRLGRAVIAEHLSALALSFMSESRRLDNRRLKRELRLRLRYPTVAAGLAARPAPFSDPVAEHNPTC, from the coding sequence ATGAAAAGGATCCTGATCGTCGGCAGTGGTGACGTCGCGTTGCGTGCCCTGCCCTGGCTGGTGCGACGTTTTCGCGTGTTCACACTCGTGCGCCGCGGCGAAAGCGGGGCGGCGGTGCGTGCGGCCGGTGCGGTGCCGCTGCGGGCCGATCTCGACGACCGTCGCAGCCTGGGGCGGCTGGCGGGGCTGGCCGAGGCCGTGCTGCACTTCGCGCCGCCGCCCCCGAGCGGGGAGGGCGATCCCCGCACGAAGCGCCTGGTGGCGGCGCTGGCGGCGGGGCGGAGTCTACCACAGGGGGTGGTATACATAAGCACGACAGGGGTTTACGGCGACTGCGCGGGCGCCCGGGTGGATGAAACCCGGCCCTGCCGGGCGCGTACCGCGCGTGCGCGGCGGCGGGTCGATGCCGAGTCCCGCCTGCGCGCCTTCGGCCGGCGTTGCCGGGTGCGGGTGGCGGTCCTGCGCGCCCCCGGCATCTACGCCGCCGAGCGCCTGCCGCTCGAGCGCCTGCGCCGTGGCGACCCGGTGCTCGCGGCCGCGGACGACGTCCATACCAACCACATCCACGCCGACGATCTCGCCCGCATCGCCTGCCTGGCGCTGTTTCGCGCGCGCTCCGGGCGGGTGTACAACGCCAGCGACGATTCCGGGCTGAAGATGGGCGAGTATTTCGATGCCGTCGCCGATGCCTGCGGCCTGCCGCATCCGCCGCGGCTGGGGCGGGCGGTGATCGCCGAGCACCTGTCGGCGCTGGCGCTGTCCTTCATGAGCGAGTCGCGCCGCCTCGACAACCGCCGGCTGAAGCGGGAGCTGCGCCTGCGCCTGCGCTACCCGACGGTCGCCGCCGGCCTCGCCGCGCGGCCGGCACCCTTTTCCGATCCCGTTGCGGAGCACAATCCCACATGCTGA
- the mobB gene encoding molybdopterin-guanine dinucleotide biosynthesis protein B — translation MNVIGFAGWSGSGKTTLVEQVVGVLSARGLAVSLVKHAHHRFDIDHEGKDSWRHRQAGCREVLVSSDQRWSLTRELRGAPEASLDELLGKLGDCDLVLVEGFKRAPIPKIEVRRAVVGEPLLFPGDPHIVAVATDAPLATALPQLDINDPAQVADFIIAYLGR, via the coding sequence ATGAACGTGATTGGATTCGCCGGCTGGTCCGGCAGCGGCAAGACCACGCTGGTCGAGCAGGTGGTTGGTGTATTGAGCGCACGTGGGCTGGCGGTGTCGCTGGTGAAGCACGCCCATCACCGCTTCGACATCGACCACGAGGGCAAGGACTCGTGGCGTCACCGTCAGGCCGGCTGTCGCGAGGTGCTGGTCAGCTCGGATCAGCGCTGGTCGCTGACGCGCGAGCTGCGCGGCGCGCCCGAGGCCAGCCTCGACGAGCTCCTCGGCAAGCTCGGCGACTGCGACCTGGTGCTGGTCGAAGGCTTCAAGCGCGCGCCGATCCCGAAGATCGAAGTGCGCCGCGCCGTGGTCGGCGAGCCGCTGCTGTTTCCCGGCGACCCGCACATCGTCGCTGTCGCCACCGATGCGCCGCTCGCCACCGCGCTGCCCCAGCTCGACATCAACGATCCGGCGCAGGTCGCCGATTTCATCATCGCCTATCTCGGCCGCTGA
- a CDS encoding sigma-54-dependent transcriptional regulator, with the protein MLHETAGTADKPVDLADYNWQAYSVLVVDDEEGMRNFLERTLARRCAMVQAVADAEHAAALMARLHFDLLILDIALPGKSGIEWLHELREHGYGGEVILVTAFADMETAIDALRGGASDFILKPFRVDQILNSIKRCFERARLSRENFVLRRELAGLAVDPIGLVGHSVAIEQLRGLIRRVGQMPSTVLLQGESGSGKEVAARALHQTSPRAQRPFVPLNCAAIASELIESELFGHVKGAFTGASESRNGLFYYAHGGTLFLDEISELALPMQTRLLRVLEERKLRPVGSEREVSVDVRIIAAANRDLAAEVRAGRFREDLYYRLAVVDIRIPPLRERAEDIPELIRHFMPQLAVQLGVAPLPLSHEVVTRLAAYPWPGNVRELRNYVERSMILGCFPDAPSGAATAPQPLPAGELELSLAELERRHIERVTAACHGNKTEAARRLGVSRKTLERKFAEWGAAAGAGAPALARRA; encoded by the coding sequence ATGCTGCACGAGACAGCAGGGACGGCCGACAAGCCGGTCGATCTGGCGGATTACAACTGGCAGGCCTATTCGGTGCTGGTGGTCGATGACGAGGAGGGCATGCGCAACTTCCTCGAGCGCACCCTGGCGCGCCGCTGCGCCATGGTGCAGGCGGTCGCCGACGCCGAGCATGCCGCGGCGCTGATGGCGCGGCTGCACTTCGATCTGCTGATCCTCGACATCGCGCTGCCCGGCAAATCCGGCATCGAGTGGCTGCACGAGCTGCGCGAGCACGGTTACGGTGGCGAGGTGATCCTGGTGACCGCGTTCGCCGACATGGAAACCGCGATCGATGCCCTGCGCGGCGGTGCCTCGGACTTCATCCTGAAACCGTTTCGCGTCGACCAGATCCTGAATTCGATCAAGCGCTGCTTCGAGCGCGCCCGCCTGAGCCGGGAGAATTTCGTCTTGCGCCGCGAGCTGGCCGGGCTGGCGGTCGACCCCATCGGCCTGGTTGGGCACTCGGTAGCGATCGAGCAGCTGCGCGGCCTGATCCGCCGCGTCGGGCAGATGCCCAGCACGGTCCTGCTGCAGGGCGAATCGGGCTCGGGCAAGGAGGTGGCGGCGCGCGCGCTGCACCAGACCAGCCCGCGCGCGCAGCGCCCCTTCGTGCCGCTGAACTGTGCGGCGATCGCCTCCGAGCTGATCGAGAGCGAGCTTTTCGGCCATGTCAAGGGGGCGTTCACCGGCGCCAGCGAGAGCCGCAACGGGCTGTTCTACTACGCCCACGGCGGCACCTTGTTCCTCGACGAGATCAGCGAACTGGCGCTGCCGATGCAGACCCGGCTGCTGCGCGTGCTCGAAGAGCGCAAGCTGCGCCCGGTCGGTTCCGAGCGCGAGGTTTCGGTCGATGTCCGGATCATCGCCGCGGCCAACCGCGACCTCGCCGCCGAGGTCCGGGCCGGACGCTTCCGCGAGGACCTCTACTACCGCCTCGCCGTCGTCGATATCCGCATCCCGCCGCTGCGCGAGCGCGCCGAGGACATCCCCGAGCTGATCCGCCACTTCATGCCGCAGCTGGCGGTTCAGCTCGGCGTCGCGCCGCTGCCGCTGTCGCATGAAGTCGTCACCCGGCTGGCGGCCTACCCGTGGCCGGGCAACGTGCGCGAGCTGCGCAACTACGTCGAGCGCTCGATGATCCTGGGCTGTTTCCCGGATGCCCCGTCGGGGGCCGCGACCGCGCCGCAGCCGCTGCCTGCGGGGGAGCTCGAGCTGAGCCTGGCCGAGCTCGAGCGCCGTCATATCGAGCGCGTCACCGCGGCCTGCCACGGCAACAAGACCGAGGCCGCGCGCCGTCTCGGTGTGTCGCGCAAGACGCTGGAGCGCAAGTTCGCCGAGTGGGGGGCGGCGGCGGGCGCCGGTGCTCCCGCGCTCGCGCGGCGCGCCTGA
- a CDS encoding formate dehydrogenase accessory sulfurtransferase FdhD — translation MNAHLPLRPVLSRASRPLTVEIPAVDEHGTTVPTPIAGEHPLTLYVDKREIVTLMTLGAAPEALAIGWLRNQRLVQSLDEIAAVQVDWEVDAVAVTTRGGLHDADEKLGSRTVTTGCGQGTVFGGLMDEIDQLRLPGDRSFGQSTLYALMEAVRHHESIYKQAGAVHGCALARATPGGCEILMFFEDVGRHNAVDAIAGQMWLDGVDGAGKIFYTTGRLTSEMVIKTAQMGIPVLVSRSGLTHMGWQIAQKIGLTMIGRAQGRHYLLFTGAEHFRRD, via the coding sequence ATGAACGCCCATCTTCCCCTTCGCCCCGTGCTGAGCCGGGCCAGTCGCCCGCTCACCGTCGAGATTCCTGCCGTGGATGAGCACGGCACGACCGTGCCGACCCCGATCGCCGGTGAACACCCGCTCACGCTCTATGTCGACAAGCGCGAGATCGTCACCCTGATGACGCTCGGCGCCGCCCCCGAGGCGCTCGCCATCGGCTGGCTGCGCAACCAGCGCCTGGTGCAGAGCCTCGACGAGATCGCCGCGGTGCAGGTCGACTGGGAGGTGGACGCGGTCGCGGTCACCACCCGCGGCGGCCTGCACGACGCCGACGAAAAGCTCGGTAGCCGCACCGTGACCACCGGCTGCGGCCAGGGCACGGTGTTCGGCGGGCTGATGGACGAGATCGACCAGCTCCGCCTGCCCGGCGACCGCAGCTTCGGGCAATCGACCCTGTACGCGCTGATGGAGGCGGTGCGCCACCACGAGTCGATCTACAAGCAGGCCGGCGCGGTCCACGGCTGCGCGCTGGCCCGGGCCACCCCCGGCGGTTGCGAGATCCTGATGTTCTTCGAGGACGTCGGCCGCCACAATGCGGTCGATGCGATCGCCGGCCAGATGTGGCTCGACGGCGTGGACGGCGCCGGCAAGATCTTCTACACCACCGGCCGGCTGACTTCGGAAATGGTGATCAAGACCGCGCAGATGGGCATTCCGGTCCTGGTGTCGCGCTCCGGCCTGACCCACATGGGCTGGCAGATCGCACAGAAGATCGGCCTCACCATGATCGGCCGCGCCCAGGGCAGGCACTACCTGCTGTTCACCGGCGCCGAGCATTTCCGGCGCGATTAG
- a CDS encoding helix-turn-helix transcriptional regulator translates to MTDSASVPGKPGGAASPPDTHDATTPPHAACFTAREAAAYLHLNEKKLYELANQRELPAARVGGKWLFPRALLEEWVLEQAHGGALTDRLLVTGSDDPLLTAAIAALGADQGADSWIAYSPTGTLPGLERLARRRADAAVLNWGAVEHSARQHLTLLHRFGPHRQWARVRLALREQGVLLRPGLKADGLGTLAGFDYRWAMRPPGAGTQHFLESALPGTGLTLADCSVSTTVPSERQAAALLVRAEADCAPGSRAAATEFGLGFLSLGWVALDLALPRQVLFRRLFQNLLRACGSTASRALARRLGGYELSPLGEVAGLD, encoded by the coding sequence ATGACTGACTCCGCGTCCGTACCCGGCAAGCCCGGGGGGGCCGCATCGCCGCCGGACACGCACGACGCCACCACCCCGCCACATGCGGCCTGCTTCACCGCGCGCGAAGCCGCTGCCTACCTCCACCTCAACGAGAAAAAGCTCTACGAACTCGCCAACCAGCGCGAACTGCCGGCGGCGCGCGTCGGCGGCAAGTGGCTGTTTCCACGCGCCCTGCTGGAAGAATGGGTGCTCGAGCAGGCCCACGGCGGTGCGCTCACCGACCGCCTGCTGGTCACCGGCAGCGACGACCCCCTGCTGACGGCTGCCATCGCTGCACTGGGCGCGGACCAGGGTGCCGACAGCTGGATCGCCTACAGCCCGACCGGCACCCTGCCCGGGCTGGAGCGGCTCGCCCGCCGCCGCGCCGACGCTGCCGTGCTGAACTGGGGCGCGGTCGAGCACAGCGCCCGCCAGCACCTCACCTTGCTCCACCGCTTCGGCCCCCACCGTCAGTGGGCGCGGGTCCGCCTGGCGCTGCGCGAGCAGGGCGTGCTGCTGCGCCCCGGGCTGAAGGCCGACGGCCTCGGCACCCTGGCCGGCTTCGACTACCGCTGGGCGATGCGTCCGCCCGGCGCCGGCACGCAGCACTTCCTCGAGTCGGCGCTGCCGGGCACCGGCCTCACCCTGGCCGACTGCTCGGTGAGCACCACCGTGCCCAGCGAGCGCCAAGCCGCCGCCCTCCTGGTGCGCGCCGAAGCCGACTGCGCCCCTGGCAGCCGCGCCGCCGCGACCGAGTTCGGCCTCGGCTTCCTGTCCCTGGGCTGGGTCGCACTCGATCTCGCGCTGCCGCGCCAGGTCCTCTTCCGCCGCCTGTTCCAGAACCTGCTGCGCGCCTGCGGCAGCACCGCATCCCGGGCGCTGGCCCGGCGCCTGGGCGGCTACGAGCTGTCACCGCTGGGCGAAGTCGCCGGGCTGGACTGA
- a CDS encoding DUF3305 domain-containing protein, which yields MKQFPIAVVMERRRLNNPWVDEAWEAVGVVPAFEEADPAPRRILAESGRGQWRVGGFALELFRDEAENYFSNLSAPVPKVFVMWRREGELALPVAVSVSYGEAARWLDSGEQVDGVPMSREVADWVGEFVNTHYRPEPRRKLRRNDPLAQDRARPGGQA from the coding sequence ATGAAGCAGTTTCCGATCGCGGTGGTCATGGAGCGCCGCCGCCTGAACAACCCCTGGGTCGACGAGGCCTGGGAAGCGGTTGGCGTGGTGCCGGCCTTCGAGGAGGCCGATCCGGCTCCGCGCCGGATCCTGGCCGAGAGCGGGCGGGGGCAATGGCGCGTGGGCGGTTTCGCCCTCGAGCTGTTCCGTGACGAGGCGGAGAACTACTTCAGCAACCTCAGTGCACCGGTCCCCAAAGTGTTCGTGATGTGGCGCCGGGAGGGCGAACTGGCGCTGCCGGTGGCGGTGTCGGTGAGCTACGGCGAGGCGGCACGCTGGCTGGATTCGGGCGAGCAGGTCGATGGCGTGCCGATGTCGCGCGAAGTCGCCGACTGGGTGGGCGAGTTCGTCAACACCCACTACCGGCCGGAACCGCGCAGGAAGCTCAGGCGCAACGACCCGCTGGCTCAGGACCGGGCGAGGCCCGGAGGGCAGGCATGA
- a CDS encoding CopD family protein, producing the protein MLTLKALHIIFVVSWFAGLFYLPRLFVNHAMADDATTRARLALMEHKLYRFMTPLGILAVALGLWLWFGYDFTGGWLHLKTALVVGLIGYHLYCGRLLRDFAAGRNIRSHVWYRVFNEIPVLVLFVVVFLVVLKPF; encoded by the coding sequence ATGCTGACCCTGAAGGCACTGCACATCATCTTCGTCGTGAGCTGGTTCGCCGGCCTGTTCTACCTGCCGCGGCTGTTCGTCAACCACGCCATGGCCGACGATGCAACCACCCGCGCGCGCCTGGCACTGATGGAGCACAAGCTGTACCGCTTCATGACCCCGCTCGGCATCCTCGCCGTCGCCCTCGGCCTGTGGCTGTGGTTCGGCTACGATTTCACCGGCGGCTGGCTGCACCTGAAGACCGCGCTGGTCGTCGGCCTCATCGGCTACCACCTGTACTGCGGCCGGCTGCTGCGCGACTTCGCCGCCGGGCGCAACATCAGGAGCCACGTCTGGTACCGGGTGTTCAACGAGATTCCGGTGCTGGTACTGTTCGTGGTCGTGTTCCTGGTGGTATTGAAGCCGTTCTAG
- the mobA gene encoding molybdenum cofactor guanylyltransferase MobA, with protein sequence MQTQDHTSPQNPTPRPAARRITGVLLAGGQGSRMGGVDKGLVELAGRPMAAHALERLAPQVDELLINANQNLDTWEAFGYPVFGDDVGGFAGPLAGLHAALVRARHPLVATAPCDSPFLPADLVARLAAALDAAGAELAVAKTFDQAHPVFCLCRRELAAHLGAFLAAGGRKIDRWYGSLKVVEVAFDDQEAAFRNINTRAELADAAKDLPATDD encoded by the coding sequence ATGCAGACCCAGGACCACACTTCGCCACAGAACCCCACGCCCCGCCCCGCCGCGCGCAGAATCACCGGCGTGCTCCTCGCCGGTGGCCAGGGCAGCCGCATGGGCGGCGTCGACAAGGGCCTGGTCGAGCTCGCCGGCCGGCCGATGGCCGCCCACGCGCTCGAACGCCTCGCCCCCCAGGTCGACGAGCTGCTGATCAACGCCAACCAGAACCTCGACACCTGGGAGGCGTTCGGCTACCCGGTGTTCGGCGACGACGTCGGCGGCTTCGCCGGCCCCCTCGCCGGCCTCCACGCGGCGCTGGTCCGCGCCCGCCACCCGCTGGTGGCGACCGCCCCCTGCGACTCGCCATTCCTGCCCGCCGACCTTGTCGCCCGGCTCGCCGCCGCGCTCGACGCAGCCGGCGCCGAGCTCGCGGTGGCGAAGACCTTCGACCAGGCCCACCCGGTGTTCTGCCTGTGCCGGCGCGAGCTGGCCGCCCATCTGGGCGCTTTCCTCGCTGCCGGCGGACGCAAGATCGACCGCTGGTACGGCAGCCTGAAGGTGGTCGAGGTCGCGTTCGACGACCAGGAAGCGGCGTTCCGCAACATCAACACCCGCGCCGAGCTGGCCGACGCGGCGAAGGACCTGCCCGCCACCGATGACTGA
- a CDS encoding sensor histidine kinase, whose amino-acid sequence MPLRPAAPGRAWGRARDAVRRSVRAKLLCLVLAPLLLGFPIIMGLLWYSGELYYHRLMASRVNSDLSAAHGYFARVIDGVGGGVEGLAASHELALALAEGRLPALLAAGQGRLALDFLNLLDAEGRVLHSSAALEPGAERGTWPVVAQAVRAAAASAIERAGPEALAAIDPALRARARLPLVATARARPDPRREEERGLLIHAAAPVYDDGGRQIAVLEGGVLLNGNLDFIDTINAIVYRAGTLPTGSEGTATLFVDDVRIATNVRLFEGVRALGTRVSAEVRGQVLERGETWLETAFVVNDWYVSAYEPVVDSRGERVGMLYVGFLEAPFRAAKRTALLVAGAVSLLISLAGAVLTLRWARSIFRPIERMHATIERVGAGEEAARVRHIGSGDELDRLAAGFDRLLDTLADKRAELRALNASLDRRVAERTADLAAANEALRTAQRQLVMSEKLAAIGELTAGVAHEISNPTAVIQGNLDLLREELGAAAQPVANEIRLIHEQVHRIRLIVTKLLQFARPGEFAGYVAAVDVNAALADCLVLTRPHLSRHDVRVEQVLSARTRVQINLQELQQVLINLIVNAVQAMPDGGSLRLETADVDPTDDLPGVRITVRDSGIGIRAEDLDRIFDPFFTTRKRQGTGLGLSISHTLIGRYGGRITVASTPGAGSAFTVHLLAEPQYRNEVAAPCARG is encoded by the coding sequence CTGCCGCTCCGCCCTGCCGCGCCGGGCCGCGCGTGGGGGCGCGCGCGTGACGCGGTGCGGCGCTCGGTGCGCGCCAAGCTGCTGTGTCTGGTGCTCGCGCCGCTGCTGCTCGGCTTCCCGATCATCATGGGGCTGCTGTGGTACTCGGGGGAGCTCTACTACCATCGCCTGATGGCGTCGCGGGTCAACAGCGACCTGTCTGCCGCGCACGGCTATTTCGCGCGCGTGATCGACGGCGTGGGCGGCGGCGTGGAGGGGCTGGCGGCCTCGCACGAGCTGGCACTGGCGCTGGCCGAGGGCCGCCTGCCGGCGCTGCTCGCAGCCGGTCAGGGACGGCTGGCGCTCGACTTCCTGAACTTGCTCGATGCCGAGGGCCGGGTGCTGCACTCCTCGGCCGCGCTCGAACCCGGTGCCGAACGCGGCACCTGGCCAGTGGTGGCGCAGGCCGTGCGCGCTGCGGCGGCGAGCGCGATCGAGCGCGCCGGGCCCGAGGCCTTGGCGGCGATCGACCCGGCGCTGCGCGCACGCGCGCGCCTGCCGCTGGTGGCCACCGCGCGTGCGCGGCCGGACCCGCGCCGCGAGGAGGAGCGCGGGTTGCTGATCCATGCCGCGGCGCCGGTCTACGATGATGGCGGACGGCAGATCGCGGTGCTCGAGGGCGGAGTGCTGCTCAACGGCAATCTCGACTTCATCGACACCATCAACGCCATCGTGTACCGCGCCGGCACCCTGCCGACAGGCAGCGAAGGCACGGCGACCCTGTTCGTCGACGATGTCCGTATCGCCACCAACGTGCGCCTGTTCGAGGGCGTGCGTGCCCTCGGCACCCGGGTCTCGGCCGAGGTGCGCGGACAGGTGCTGGAGCGGGGGGAAACCTGGCTGGAGACCGCCTTCGTGGTCAACGACTGGTACGTATCCGCCTACGAACCGGTGGTCGACAGCCGCGGTGAGCGCGTCGGCATGCTCTACGTCGGCTTCCTGGAGGCGCCGTTTCGCGCCGCCAAGCGTACCGCGCTGCTCGTCGCTGGGGCGGTCTCCTTGCTGATCAGCCTCGCCGGCGCGGTGCTGACGCTGCGCTGGGCGCGCAGCATCTTCCGCCCGATCGAGCGCATGCATGCCACCATCGAGCGCGTCGGCGCCGGCGAGGAGGCGGCGCGGGTGCGCCACATCGGCAGTGGCGACGAACTCGACCGCCTCGCCGCCGGCTTCGATCGCCTGCTCGACACCCTGGCCGACAAGCGCGCCGAGCTGCGGGCGCTCAACGCCTCGCTCGACCGCAGGGTGGCCGAGCGCACCGCGGATCTCGCCGCGGCCAACGAGGCCTTGCGCACCGCCCAGCGCCAGCTGGTGATGAGTGAGAAGCTGGCGGCGATCGGCGAGCTGACCGCCGGCGTCGCCCACGAGATCAGCAACCCGACCGCGGTGATCCAGGGCAACCTCGATCTGCTGCGCGAGGAGCTCGGCGCCGCCGCGCAGCCGGTCGCCAACGAGATCCGCCTGATCCACGAGCAGGTGCATCGCATCCGCCTGATCGTCACCAAGCTGCTGCAGTTCGCCCGCCCGGGCGAGTTTGCCGGCTATGTCGCGGCGGTCGATGTCAATGCCGCGCTTGCCGACTGCCTGGTGCTGACCCGTCCGCACCTGTCGCGTCACGACGTGCGGGTGGAGCAGGTGCTGAGTGCGCGCACGCGCGTCCAGATCAACCTCCAGGAGTTGCAGCAGGTGCTGATCAACCTGATCGTGAATGCCGTCCAGGCGATGCCCGACGGTGGCAGCCTGCGCCTGGAGACGGCCGACGTCGATCCGACGGATGATCTGCCCGGGGTGCGCATCACCGTGCGCGACAGCGGTATCGGCATCCGCGCCGAAGACCTCGACCGCATCTTCGACCCCTTCTTCACCACCAGGAAGCGGCAGGGCACCGGACTGGGCCTGTCGATCAGCCATACCCTGATCGGGCGCTACGGCGGGCGGATCACCGTCGCCAGCACGCCCGGTGCGGGCAGCGCGTTTACCGTGCACCTGCTCGCCGAACCGCAGTACCGCAACGAAGTGGCTGCGCCTTGCGCGCGCGGCTGA